The Caulifigura coniformis genome includes a region encoding these proteins:
- a CDS encoding IS630 transposase-related protein, which yields MDLRRRVVAEVDRGSPPAEVARRFQVTERTIWNWLALRKETGQITPRQGDVGPECVLEPHRERIFKSVQDDPGLTLAQRQRQLGLPGCATTLWNALRRWGITLKKSAQSC from the coding sequence ATGGATTTGAGGCGACGTGTCGTGGCCGAAGTCGACCGCGGCTCTCCGCCGGCCGAAGTCGCCCGGCGATTTCAGGTCACTGAACGAACCATCTGGAACTGGCTCGCGCTTCGCAAAGAGACTGGCCAGATCACTCCCCGGCAGGGAGATGTCGGCCCGGAGTGCGTTCTGGAACCGCATCGGGAGCGGATTTTCAAAAGCGTCCAGGACGACCCCGGCCTGACGCTCGCCCAAAGGCAACGCCAACTCGGTCTGCCGGGCTGCGCGACCACTCTGTGGAATGCGCTTCGGCGCTGGGGAATCACTCTCAAAAAAAGTGCTCAAAGCTGCTGA
- a CDS encoding IS630 family transposase: MRFGAGESLSKKVLKAAEQQRPDVAQKRRWWNILVQSKACRRLVFFDETGADTKMTRRYGWGPKSRRVVDHVPQGHWKTTTFAAALRASGVIAPLVLDGPMDGECFLAYVRQFLIPALEPGDLVVMDNLSSHKQSAVGDAIRQAGAEVYYLPPYSPDLNPIEKLFSKFKTLLRTSAERTTEGLWNRIGVLVDEFTPSECLNYIRSCGYTAHES; the protein is encoded by the coding sequence ATGCGCTTCGGCGCTGGGGAATCACTCTCAAAAAAAGTGCTCAAAGCTGCTGAACAACAGCGGCCGGATGTGGCTCAGAAGCGCCGCTGGTGGAACATCCTGGTGCAGTCGAAAGCCTGTCGCCGTCTGGTGTTCTTCGACGAAACCGGGGCCGACACGAAGATGACGCGACGCTATGGCTGGGGACCAAAATCACGCCGGGTCGTGGACCATGTCCCTCAAGGGCATTGGAAAACGACGACGTTCGCAGCGGCGCTCAGGGCCAGCGGAGTGATTGCTCCCCTGGTGCTGGATGGCCCGATGGATGGGGAATGCTTTCTGGCTTACGTCCGTCAGTTCCTGATCCCGGCGCTGGAGCCGGGAGACTTGGTGGTCATGGACAACCTCAGCAGCCACAAGCAGAGCGCGGTGGGTGACGCGATTCGACAGGCCGGGGCTGAGGTGTACTACCTGCCGCCGTACTCACCCGATCTCAACCCGATCGAGAAGTTGTTCTCGAAGTTCAAGACGCTTTTGCGGACGAGCGCTGAACGGACGACAGAAGGACTCTGGAACCGGATCGGAGTGCTGGTGGACGAGTTCACTCCGAGCGAATGCCTGAACTACATCCGTTCCTGCGGATACACTGCACACGAATCATGA
- a CDS encoding NUDIX hydrolase, whose translation MKKSPRKVLAEGRYLRMVTENGWEYAERSRGLDAVAVIAVTDANELILTEQFRVPLKKQVLDLPAGLVGDDEDGEDLVVAAKRELEEETGYRAARMKKVFSGPTSAGLSSEVVNLFLATGIRKIGDGGGVADEAIVVHHVPLEMALPWLRRYERRAGGMVSPNVIAALALIGS comes from the coding sequence ATGAAGAAATCCCCAAGGAAGGTTCTCGCGGAAGGCCGCTACCTGCGGATGGTCACAGAAAACGGCTGGGAATATGCCGAACGGTCGCGTGGCCTCGACGCCGTCGCCGTGATCGCTGTCACCGACGCCAACGAGTTGATCCTCACCGAGCAGTTCCGCGTCCCGCTGAAGAAGCAGGTGCTTGACCTCCCGGCCGGCCTCGTCGGCGACGACGAGGATGGAGAAGACCTGGTCGTCGCGGCGAAGCGGGAACTCGAGGAAGAGACGGGTTACCGGGCCGCGCGCATGAAAAAGGTCTTCTCCGGTCCCACCTCCGCCGGCCTGTCCAGCGAAGTCGTCAACCTGTTCCTCGCGACGGGTATCCGGAAGATCGGCGACGGCGGCGGTGTTGCGGACGAAGCGATCGTTGTTCACCACGTCCCTCTCGAGATGGCCCTGCCGTGGCTCCGACGGTATGAGCGCCGCGCCGGCGGCATGGTCTCCCCCAACGTCATCGCCGCCCTGGCGCTCATCGGCAGCTAG
- a CDS encoding outer membrane protein assembly factor BamB family protein, with amino-acid sequence MRISRSLNHGFDRRQFLQATAAMAAAAGVSTTTCAAAAPPVVEEWTTFRNGPSLLGVAASTLPDKLELLWEVPTEDGVVSTPVIRDGRAYVGTLVGYLLCLDLATGKEYWRYRSIESKDEKEFASGFAAPIGIAGDAVFAGDDQGVFHVVDAATGKKKWSLETGSEIVGGPTFLDDRVLFGSHDGKLYCLKQADGANVWTFETQGPVNATPTLAGQFTFITGCDKPIMRVVDTATGQQHMEIPMEELLIASAAVVDDILYFGTDAGSVIALDWKKKERLWTYSVPNREQQIHSSPAISGNTLVIGSRDKHLHAIDRTTGKGLWTFQTRAKIDGSPVIVGERVYFGSADKFLYGLSLNDGSLVWKQPVSQSVAGSAAIASRRLVIGTETNTGRILCFGAK; translated from the coding sequence ATGCGCATTTCCCGCTCGCTGAACCACGGCTTCGACCGTCGGCAGTTTCTCCAGGCAACCGCCGCCATGGCCGCGGCCGCCGGCGTGTCGACCACAACCTGCGCCGCAGCCGCCCCCCCCGTCGTCGAGGAATGGACGACCTTCCGGAATGGTCCGTCACTTCTGGGCGTCGCCGCGTCGACGTTGCCGGACAAGCTGGAACTCCTGTGGGAAGTCCCGACGGAGGATGGCGTCGTCAGCACCCCTGTCATTCGCGATGGCAGGGCTTATGTCGGCACGCTGGTCGGATACCTGCTGTGTCTCGACCTGGCGACCGGCAAGGAGTACTGGCGCTATCGATCGATCGAATCGAAGGACGAGAAGGAGTTCGCATCCGGGTTTGCGGCCCCGATCGGGATCGCCGGCGACGCCGTTTTTGCCGGCGACGACCAGGGAGTGTTCCACGTCGTCGATGCGGCCACCGGAAAGAAGAAGTGGTCGCTGGAAACCGGCTCGGAGATCGTCGGGGGGCCCACCTTCCTCGACGACCGCGTCCTGTTCGGCTCCCACGACGGCAAACTCTACTGCCTGAAGCAGGCCGATGGTGCGAATGTCTGGACGTTCGAGACCCAGGGACCGGTGAACGCCACGCCGACGCTCGCCGGCCAGTTCACCTTCATCACCGGCTGCGACAAGCCGATCATGCGCGTCGTCGACACCGCCACCGGCCAGCAGCACATGGAAATCCCCATGGAGGAACTGCTGATCGCGTCGGCCGCCGTGGTGGACGACATCCTCTACTTCGGAACCGACGCTGGGTCGGTGATTGCTCTCGACTGGAAGAAGAAAGAGCGCCTGTGGACCTACTCGGTGCCGAACCGGGAACAGCAGATTCACTCGTCCCCGGCCATCTCCGGGAACACGCTCGTCATTGGCAGTCGCGACAAGCACCTGCACGCGATTGACCGCACCACCGGCAAAGGGCTGTGGACGTTTCAGACGCGGGCGAAGATCGACGGCTCCCCCGTGATCGTTGGGGAGCGTGTCTACTTCGGCTCGGCCGACAAGTTCCTCTACGGGTTGTCGTTGAACGATGGCAGCCTGGTCTGGAAGCAGCCGGTCAGCCAGTCGGTCGCAGGCTCTGCGGCCATCGCCTCCCGGCGCCTGGTGATCGGAACCGAAACCAACACCGGCCGCATCCTCTGTTTCGGCGCCAAGTGA
- a CDS encoding iron-containing alcohol dehydrogenase has translation MTPPPAETPVIPSFDFDPRTRVVFGRGVFSRLGELAADFERRHVLLVTDPGLRAAGHEAKAIDLLNAAGLDVTVYDEVPSNPTTDDVLRGAEFARAREVDMLVGLGGGSSMDCAKGINFLVTNGGRMEDYHGFGKATKPMLPMIAVPTTAGTGSEAQCYAVISHAESHVKMACGDRKAAARVAILDPELTLTMPASVTAVTGIDAISHAVESYVTTKRNPISQLFARRAWTLLARSFPRVLQKPDDVDARGAMLLGAHLAGAAIENSMLGAAHALANPVTARFGITHGAAIGILLPHVVRFNSAEVDGMYRNLAVDAGLSINGTPAGHVLADRLKSFVVDSGSPVSLEECGVDAGLIPQMAAEAAQQWTGRFNPRSVAADSLEELYRCAFPAR, from the coding sequence ATGACTCCACCCCCGGCCGAAACTCCTGTCATCCCGAGCTTCGATTTCGACCCGCGGACACGCGTGGTCTTTGGTCGAGGCGTTTTCTCCCGACTCGGCGAGTTGGCCGCGGATTTCGAGCGCCGGCATGTGCTCCTCGTCACCGATCCGGGACTCCGGGCCGCCGGCCATGAAGCGAAGGCCATCGACCTCCTGAATGCTGCCGGACTCGACGTCACGGTTTACGACGAAGTCCCCTCCAACCCCACCACCGACGATGTCCTCCGCGGGGCCGAATTCGCCCGTGCCCGGGAAGTCGACATGCTCGTCGGTCTCGGCGGCGGCAGTTCGATGGACTGCGCCAAGGGGATCAACTTCCTCGTCACCAACGGAGGCCGGATGGAGGACTACCACGGCTTCGGGAAGGCGACGAAGCCGATGCTCCCGATGATCGCCGTGCCGACCACGGCCGGAACCGGCAGCGAAGCCCAGTGTTATGCCGTCATTTCCCATGCCGAAAGCCACGTCAAGATGGCCTGCGGCGACAGGAAGGCGGCGGCCAGGGTCGCCATCCTCGATCCCGAGTTGACCCTGACGATGCCCGCCAGCGTCACGGCCGTCACCGGCATCGACGCCATCAGCCACGCGGTGGAAAGCTACGTCACGACGAAACGCAACCCGATCTCTCAGTTGTTCGCCCGCCGCGCCTGGACACTGCTGGCCCGTTCGTTTCCCCGTGTCCTCCAGAAGCCGGACGATGTCGATGCCCGCGGCGCCATGCTCCTGGGAGCCCATCTGGCGGGCGCCGCGATCGAGAACTCGATGCTCGGAGCGGCGCACGCCCTGGCCAACCCCGTCACTGCTCGCTTCGGAATCACCCACGGCGCTGCCATCGGCATCCTTCTGCCCCACGTCGTCCGGTTCAATTCCGCCGAGGTCGACGGCATGTACCGCAACCTGGCTGTCGATGCGGGCCTGTCCATCAACGGAACGCCCGCCGGCCATGTGCTGGCCGATCGACTGAAATCGTTCGTCGTCGATTCCGGCTCCCCCGTTTCACTCGAGGAATGTGGCGTGGATGCCGGCCTGATCCCCCAGATGGCCGCCGAAGCGGCGCAGCAATGGACCGGACGATTCAATCCGAGAAGTGTGGCGGCGGACAGCCTCGAGGAGCTTTACCGATGCGCATTTCCCGCTCGCTGA
- a CDS encoding STAS domain-containing protein — protein MPVAPQITNLDQATVVALGPDYKNITEEIVGSASNVLMTAAANEQPNLVLDFADIEFFGSSFIEVLFRVWKRLQQRGGRFALANVSTYCHEVLKTTHLDSIWPVCATVDDAARVLKTPV, from the coding sequence ATGCCGGTTGCCCCGCAGATCACCAATCTCGACCAGGCGACTGTCGTCGCGCTCGGGCCGGATTACAAGAACATCACCGAAGAGATCGTCGGCTCGGCCTCCAATGTTCTGATGACGGCCGCCGCGAACGAGCAACCCAACCTCGTGCTCGACTTCGCCGACATCGAGTTCTTCGGGTCGTCGTTCATTGAAGTGCTCTTCCGCGTCTGGAAACGCCTGCAGCAGCGGGGAGGACGCTTCGCCCTAGCGAACGTCTCCACCTACTGCCACGAAGTCCTCAAGACGACGCATCTCGACTCCATCTGGCCGGTCTGCGCCACCGTCGACGACGCCGCCCGGGTGCTGAAAACTCCGGTCTGA
- a CDS encoding glutaredoxin family protein: MSLLHESDRHRINGRLGTVLLLAGVGGLVLCLFAQSGQLPPVMLRIWGRVPAFWWTATFALFGGGFAALWSSGHASTEWKPRHGGRRFESAVLYTKHDCPLCDDARFLLQMYRRWLPPIREIDIDIHADFRDAFCKCVPVLELDDEIRFRGKINETLLQRLLEGTPPAETTTTRA; encoded by the coding sequence ATGTCGCTTCTGCACGAGTCCGATCGTCACCGCATCAACGGCCGCCTGGGAACGGTGCTTCTCCTGGCGGGTGTCGGTGGGCTGGTGCTGTGTCTGTTCGCCCAGTCCGGGCAGTTGCCACCAGTGATGCTTCGGATCTGGGGACGGGTTCCGGCGTTCTGGTGGACGGCGACTTTTGCCCTGTTCGGAGGCGGCTTCGCGGCGCTGTGGTCCTCGGGGCATGCGTCGACCGAATGGAAGCCGCGGCACGGCGGCCGGCGGTTTGAATCGGCCGTCCTGTATACGAAGCACGACTGTCCGCTGTGCGACGACGCGCGGTTCCTGCTGCAGATGTATCGCCGGTGGCTGCCGCCGATTCGCGAGATCGATATCGACATTCACGCCGATTTCAGGGACGCATTCTGCAAGTGCGTGCCGGTGCTGGAACTCGATGACGAGATCCGCTTTCGCGGCAAGATCAACGAGACGCTGCTCCAGCGGCTGCTCGAAGGAACTCCTCCCGCGGAAACGACGACCACGCGGGCCTGA
- a CDS encoding sugar phosphate isomerase/epimerase family protein, with protein MQLGFVTALFPELSLREILEFAAETGYDCVEVMCWPPSKAERRYAGVTHIDVASLGDRELSEIDSAVRSTGVKLSALGYYPNPLTPDLAESEAVVLHLKQVITGAAALGLGTVNSFVGRDWTKSVDDQWPRFLDTWRPIIAHAEAHKIRIGIENCPMLFGKNEWPGGKNLATSPAIWRRMFNDINSNSFGLNFDPSHFVFQFIDPAPALMEFKHRLFHIHAKDARLDQWALNEYGALANPALFHTPKLPGLGDVNWGRFFSVLTDCGYQGPVCVEVEDRAYEGTVELRKASLRQSATFLRNYIPKE; from the coding sequence ATGCAGCTGGGTTTTGTCACCGCGTTGTTCCCTGAGCTTTCCCTGCGGGAGATTCTCGAGTTCGCGGCCGAAACAGGCTACGACTGCGTAGAAGTCATGTGCTGGCCCCCCTCGAAGGCCGAACGCCGTTACGCCGGCGTGACGCATATTGACGTCGCCTCGCTCGGCGACCGGGAACTCAGCGAAATCGACTCGGCCGTGCGATCGACCGGCGTGAAGCTGAGCGCGCTGGGCTATTACCCGAATCCACTCACCCCGGACCTCGCCGAGTCGGAAGCCGTCGTCTTGCATCTGAAGCAGGTGATCACAGGAGCGGCGGCCCTCGGCCTCGGCACCGTCAACTCCTTTGTCGGCCGGGACTGGACGAAATCGGTCGATGACCAGTGGCCCCGGTTCCTCGACACCTGGCGCCCCATCATCGCGCATGCTGAAGCTCACAAGATCCGGATCGGCATCGAGAACTGCCCCATGCTGTTCGGCAAGAACGAATGGCCCGGTGGTAAGAACCTCGCGACATCGCCGGCGATCTGGCGGCGGATGTTCAATGACATCAACAGCAACAGCTTCGGGCTCAACTTCGACCCGTCACACTTCGTCTTCCAGTTCATCGACCCCGCCCCGGCGCTCATGGAGTTCAAGCACCGGCTGTTCCACATCCATGCGAAAGACGCCCGCCTCGATCAGTGGGCCCTCAATGAATATGGCGCCCTGGCGAACCCTGCCCTGTTCCATACTCCCAAGCTCCCCGGACTGGGCGATGTGAACTGGGGCCGGTTCTTCTCAGTGCTGACGGACTGCGGATACCAGGGGCCCGTCTGCGTCGAAGTCGAAGACCGCGCCTACGAAGGAACCGTGGAACTCCGCAAGGCGTCGCTGCGACAGAGCGCCACATTCCTTCGGAACTACATCCCCAAAGAATGA
- a CDS encoding FmdB family zinc ribbon protein produces the protein MPIKFRCTHCNQFLGISRAQGGSIVDCPSCGRTLRVPNLDGTVAPLPKPAIDLNDNSLASALEQLAALDLGVPEEPPAAGPGSIATAVAQAPPVKAVPLAPVSASPTDVPESEPPGATSSRPWVEVDEELASLAREAPEPAIARRSSVVTRRDLLVGATTTALVVPLTWWFATPRRAVDLVEEGGANRPAGRESAPAEPTPVAESVPALTGRITYITPDGESLPDAGARVLMFPEQRQGSALMSVDGFAANADAADQQLARESIKLSGGAYVLADARGRYGADLRSSGTYEILIISNYQSRPAGPVPADLLKSLARYFDRPQQLIGQRSYEFFHLRFTGREPAVRDHVFQRS, from the coding sequence ATGCCGATCAAATTCCGCTGCACCCATTGCAACCAGTTCCTGGGGATTTCCCGCGCTCAGGGCGGCAGCATTGTCGATTGCCCCTCGTGCGGCCGCACTCTTCGCGTTCCGAACCTGGACGGCACGGTTGCTCCGCTTCCGAAACCGGCGATCGATCTGAACGACAATTCTCTTGCCTCCGCTCTCGAGCAACTGGCCGCGCTCGATCTGGGCGTTCCGGAGGAACCGCCTGCCGCGGGGCCCGGAAGCATTGCGACCGCGGTCGCCCAGGCACCGCCCGTGAAGGCGGTGCCGCTGGCGCCAGTGTCGGCCTCGCCAACCGACGTTCCGGAATCTGAACCGCCGGGAGCCACATCGTCGCGGCCGTGGGTCGAAGTCGACGAAGAGCTGGCCTCGCTCGCGCGGGAGGCGCCTGAGCCCGCGATCGCCCGCCGTTCTTCGGTCGTCACGCGGCGCGATCTCCTGGTCGGTGCCACAACGACGGCCCTGGTGGTGCCGCTGACATGGTGGTTCGCGACGCCGCGACGCGCCGTCGACCTCGTGGAAGAAGGTGGCGCCAATCGGCCTGCCGGCAGGGAGAGCGCTCCGGCCGAGCCGACTCCGGTCGCCGAATCCGTGCCCGCGCTGACGGGCAGGATCACGTACATCACGCCGGACGGCGAGTCGCTTCCGGACGCCGGGGCCCGCGTGCTGATGTTTCCGGAGCAGCGGCAGGGGAGTGCGCTGATGTCGGTGGATGGCTTCGCCGCGAATGCCGATGCGGCGGATCAGCAGCTGGCACGCGAATCGATCAAGCTGTCGGGAGGGGCGTACGTCCTTGCCGACGCACGCGGGCGATACGGGGCCGACCTGAGGTCGTCAGGCACCTACGAGATTCTCATCATCTCGAACTACCAGAGCCGCCCCGCGGGACCAGTACCCGCCGATCTCCTGAAGTCGCTCGCCCGCTACTTCGATCGTCCTCAGCAATTGATCGGGCAGCGGTCCTACGAGTTCTTCCATCTGCGGTTCACCGGCCGGGAGCCTGCGGTTCGGGACCACGTGTTTCAAAGGTCGTGA
- a CDS encoding formylmethanofuran dehydrogenase subunit C has translation MAVTLSLRQACGIPVEVDGVLPERLRGLSTDQVRQTAITQGNARLSIGDLFDVSGSCDDDLIVRWQGDLRTVKRIGEGLGSGTIVVEGSAGMHLGAGMTSGRIEVRGDVGDWAGAEMRGGLIRVFGSAGDCAGGGYRGSRRGMTGGEILIDGDAGNETGRVMRKGLIAVGGACRDFCGSRMIAGTILVGGTSGRGSGAGMKRGTIGLLGERPPEILPTFQRSGVLSPLFLTAYARRIEDAGMEGLATLLEGPMQRWCGDRLTVGLGEILAPAAAG, from the coding sequence ATGGCCGTTACCCTGTCGCTGCGGCAGGCCTGCGGAATTCCCGTCGAAGTGGACGGCGTCCTTCCCGAACGGCTCCGCGGCCTTTCGACAGACCAGGTCCGGCAAACGGCGATCACGCAGGGCAATGCCCGCCTCTCGATCGGCGATCTGTTCGATGTCTCCGGCTCCTGCGACGATGATCTCATCGTCCGATGGCAAGGAGACTTGCGCACTGTCAAACGCATCGGAGAAGGCCTGGGATCGGGAACCATCGTGGTCGAAGGATCGGCCGGGATGCACCTGGGCGCGGGAATGACGTCAGGACGCATCGAAGTCCGGGGGGATGTCGGCGACTGGGCCGGAGCCGAAATGAGGGGCGGGCTGATCCGGGTTTTCGGTTCGGCCGGCGATTGTGCGGGGGGCGGATATCGCGGCTCGCGTCGCGGAATGACCGGCGGTGAAATCCTGATCGACGGCGATGCAGGAAATGAAACCGGCCGCGTGATGCGCAAGGGATTGATCGCCGTGGGCGGGGCCTGCCGCGATTTCTGCGGCTCACGGATGATCGCCGGGACGATCCTCGTCGGCGGGACTTCTGGCAGGGGTTCCGGGGCCGGAATGAAACGGGGCACGATCGGACTTCTCGGAGAGCGACCCCCGGAGATCCTGCCCACCTTCCAACGCTCGGGAGTCCTGAGCCCCCTGTTCCTGACGGCCTATGCCCGTCGGATTGAAGACGCAGGTATGGAAGGACTCGCAACGTTGCTGGAAGGCCCCATGCAACGCTGGTGTGGCGATCGCCTGACAGTCGGGCTCGGCGAGATTCTGGCGCCCGCCGCCGCGGGTTGA
- a CDS encoding FHA domain-containing protein: MFQAELRVATGKQMGSVIPLPVGKFLVGREEDCHLRPNSDLVSRHHCVFTSDEYSIRLRDLGSTNGTFVNGERIRGQVILKEGDRVVIGKLEFDVVVRDPSMEETSTSLSGSTQTDMPKPAAAPEPMPAEQASSETMIEMPTANYAAPGMGDTAFAGMPQQPGMGMYGQPPLGYPPQYPMQYGYPGYQMPQMPGYYQQPMAYPPMGMYPGVAPQMMPAQGMPASSTTAEPAATEAPQIEIRLPDPETTGAKPPEPKPAAPAGQSGDKPVSMRDTAADIINKYRTRPPAG, translated from the coding sequence ATGTTTCAAGCTGAACTGCGAGTTGCTACAGGCAAGCAGATGGGAAGTGTCATTCCCCTGCCGGTCGGTAAGTTTCTGGTTGGTCGCGAAGAAGACTGTCACCTGCGTCCCAACAGCGACCTGGTGAGCCGCCACCACTGCGTCTTCACCTCGGATGAGTATTCGATCCGCCTGCGAGATCTCGGAAGCACCAACGGGACGTTCGTGAACGGCGAACGGATCCGCGGACAGGTCATCCTGAAGGAAGGTGACCGGGTCGTCATCGGGAAACTGGAATTCGATGTGGTCGTTCGCGACCCCTCGATGGAAGAAACGTCCACCAGCCTGTCCGGGTCGACGCAGACCGACATGCCCAAGCCGGCCGCCGCGCCCGAGCCGATGCCCGCCGAGCAGGCTTCCAGCGAAACCATGATCGAGATGCCCACGGCCAACTACGCCGCGCCGGGCATGGGAGACACCGCGTTCGCCGGGATGCCCCAGCAGCCCGGTATGGGCATGTACGGACAGCCGCCGCTCGGCTATCCGCCGCAGTACCCGATGCAGTATGGCTACCCTGGCTACCAGATGCCCCAGATGCCCGGCTACTACCAGCAGCCGATGGCTTATCCGCCCATGGGCATGTATCCCGGCGTGGCGCCGCAGATGATGCCGGCCCAGGGAATGCCCGCCAGCTCGACGACCGCGGAACCGGCGGCCACCGAAGCACCGCAGATCGAGATCCGCCTGCCCGACCCGGAAACCACCGGGGCCAAGCCGCCTGAGCCCAAGCCCGCGGCCCCGGCCGGACAGAGTGGTGACAAACCGGTCTCCATGCGCGACACCGCTGCGGACATCATCAACAAGTACCGCACACGTCCACCGGCGGGCTGA
- the cobA gene encoding uroporphyrinogen-III C-methyltransferase, whose protein sequence is MNSVGKVYLVGAGPGDPGLITLRGVECLNAADLVLYDGLVNPLLLRHTRGATERTARTRRGGLHVPQNAVNERMISAAREGLTVVRLKGGDPFIFGRGGEEAAALTAEGIPFEVVPGITAATAAAVCTGISLTHRDFASAVTFITGHEEHSRSESKLDYAALARISGTLVFYMGLDRVDLIAKQLIASGKPAATRAAVVCQATLPGQRFVTGPLDAIAALVREAGLHAPSLIIVGDVVGARQPADWFTDKPLRGTSIGIARAEDQLTPVISKVNSLGGEPVLMPLIDIAPPGSWEQVDAAISRLAEYDWILFTSVNGVRGLMSRLWQQGGDSRWLGRLRIAVIGPATRDALTEFGLRADLMPDGYRAECLAESLAGRVHGNRLLWARANRGRDVLPRELAAAGAVLDQVVVYRNQDVDRLPPDVEVRLQEGRLDWIALSSPSIARGVARVTAGLRQSGSLPRFAAISPVTAEAAAEAGLQVEVIAEDYTWDGLLAVIAGSPKGRTD, encoded by the coding sequence ATGAACAGCGTCGGCAAGGTTTATCTGGTGGGAGCAGGACCTGGAGATCCGGGACTGATCACCTTGCGCGGCGTCGAATGCCTGAATGCCGCCGACCTCGTGCTGTATGACGGCCTCGTGAACCCGCTCCTGCTGCGTCACACGCGCGGCGCCACGGAACGCACCGCCCGCACCCGCCGCGGCGGCCTTCACGTCCCGCAAAATGCCGTCAACGAACGCATGATCTCCGCGGCCCGCGAAGGGCTGACCGTCGTCCGCCTCAAAGGGGGCGACCCCTTTATCTTCGGTCGCGGGGGAGAGGAAGCGGCAGCGCTCACGGCCGAGGGAATTCCCTTCGAGGTCGTTCCCGGAATCACGGCAGCGACCGCCGCAGCCGTCTGCACCGGCATTTCGCTGACGCATCGCGACTTCGCCTCGGCCGTCACATTCATCACCGGGCATGAAGAGCATTCCCGTTCCGAATCGAAACTCGACTACGCCGCCCTCGCGAGGATTTCAGGCACGCTCGTGTTCTACATGGGCCTCGATCGTGTCGACCTGATCGCAAAGCAACTCATCGCCTCCGGAAAACCTGCCGCAACGCGAGCGGCCGTCGTCTGCCAGGCGACCCTCCCAGGACAGCGGTTTGTCACCGGACCGCTCGACGCCATTGCCGCTCTGGTTCGCGAGGCCGGACTGCATGCCCCTTCGCTGATCATCGTCGGCGACGTCGTGGGAGCGCGACAGCCGGCCGACTGGTTCACCGACAAGCCGTTGCGGGGGACGTCCATCGGAATCGCCCGGGCTGAGGACCAATTGACTCCCGTCATCTCGAAGGTGAATTCGCTTGGGGGCGAGCCGGTCCTCATGCCGCTCATCGACATCGCGCCTCCCGGGTCGTGGGAACAGGTCGATGCGGCGATCTCGCGACTGGCCGAGTATGACTGGATCCTCTTCACGAGCGTCAACGGCGTGCGAGGGCTGATGTCCCGCCTGTGGCAGCAGGGAGGCGATTCCCGCTGGCTCGGACGCCTCAGGATCGCAGTCATCGGTCCCGCCACACGCGATGCCCTGACCGAGTTCGGATTGCGGGCCGACCTGATGCCCGATGGTTACCGCGCGGAGTGTCTTGCGGAATCGCTCGCGGGAAGGGTGCATGGAAACCGCCTGCTCTGGGCGCGGGCCAATCGGGGCCGGGATGTCCTTCCACGGGAACTGGCGGCCGCCGGTGCGGTTCTCGACCAGGTCGTCGTCTATCGCAACCAGGATGTCGACCGACTTCCGCCCGATGTGGAAGTCCGGCTGCAGGAAGGACGGCTCGACTGGATTGCCCTCAGCAGTCCCTCCATCGCCCGTGGAGTGGCGCGGGTGACGGCCGGTTTGCGTCAATCCGGCTCCCTTCCCCGGTTTGCCGCCATCAGCCCGGTGACGGCGGAAGCAGCCGCAGAGGCCGGCCTGCAGGTCGAGGTGATCGCCGAAGACTACACTTGGGACGGCCTGCTGGCGGTCATCGCCGGGTCACCGAAGGGTCGGACGGATTGA
- a CDS encoding LOG family protein, translating to MTSLCVFCGSRHGKNPAFTAAANALGQEITRRNWRLVYGGGNVGLMGVVADAVLEAGGQVIGVIPDHLMAKELGHGGCTELRVVQSMHERKALMAAESSMFLAIPGGLGTLEELAEIWTWQQLALHNKPIGLLNSENFYDPLLEFLDNAVTEEFIRPVHRRKLIVGESIPELLDRLAGECVVDQPIPLEKT from the coding sequence GTGACCTCCCTCTGCGTCTTTTGCGGCTCCCGACACGGCAAGAATCCCGCCTTTACCGCGGCGGCCAACGCCCTCGGACAGGAAATCACCCGCCGCAACTGGCGGCTGGTCTACGGCGGCGGCAATGTGGGCCTGATGGGGGTCGTCGCTGATGCCGTCCTCGAAGCGGGCGGACAGGTAATTGGCGTCATTCCCGATCATCTGATGGCGAAGGAACTGGGTCACGGCGGCTGCACCGAGCTGCGCGTCGTACAGTCGATGCACGAGCGCAAGGCCCTCATGGCCGCGGAATCGTCAATGTTTCTGGCAATTCCGGGTGGACTGGGCACGCTCGAGGAACTTGCCGAAATCTGGACGTGGCAACAATTAGCCCTGCACAACAAGCCGATCGGTCTGTTGAATAGCGAAAACTTTTACGACCCGCTGCTCGAGTTCCTGGACAACGCCGTGACGGAAGAATTCATCAGGCCGGTTCATCGCCGGAAACTGATCGTCGGCGAGAGCATCCCGGAACTGCTGGACCGTCTCGCCGGTGAGTGCGTCGTGGATCAGCCGATTCCGTTGGAGAAGACGTGA